A region of Streptomyces halobius DNA encodes the following proteins:
- a CDS encoding chloride channel protein, which yields MDSFTSPVGPLYGTRRRRGGHPAAPCADDGLISRVRAFPWAVCGLALLIGAGTAVGAAGVAGLVTGLTLLFTGRSDGPSGSSPALLLAPVLGGLIAGLLLHSVTPGSSGIPELQRNLKRGVRIDPAGPVARALAAASTVGSGGSLGTAGPVLHLSAALGSVLHSAGTRMGTAIAAHHRLLTVCGAAGSITAVFHAPLAGMLFTVELLGAQGAVALAATALATAAAATTTHLLLGPTPLLALLPAPPPPPAAYALFAVLGLLAGAAAACLHHLLTVIRRGCAAAWRACRVPTWLRPACGGLVLGALLLALPWIYGSGLTVIGPAAHGRYAVELLLLLLLGKTLATCLTIGTGGCGGLLAPLLSLGGLLGSLCGQTAAGVFGQGVTGSPAHYAVAGTAALVAGALRAPATAALLALELYGRYSLALPTAVAALTAAFTTRALFPAPRRRQWRRA from the coding sequence ATGGACAGCTTCACGAGCCCAGTTGGCCCGCTCTACGGCACCCGCCGCAGACGGGGCGGACATCCCGCGGCCCCTTGCGCCGACGACGGACTCATATCCCGCGTGCGCGCCTTCCCCTGGGCGGTATGCGGCCTGGCGCTCCTCATCGGGGCCGGCACGGCGGTCGGGGCGGCGGGCGTCGCGGGCCTGGTCACCGGCCTCACCCTGCTCTTCACCGGACGTTCGGACGGACCGTCCGGGAGCTCGCCGGCGCTCCTGCTCGCCCCCGTCCTCGGCGGCCTGATCGCCGGGCTTCTCCTCCACAGCGTCACACCGGGCAGCAGCGGCATACCCGAGCTGCAACGGAACCTGAAACGTGGGGTACGCATCGACCCGGCAGGCCCCGTCGCCCGCGCGCTGGCGGCCGCCTCGACCGTCGGCTCCGGCGGCTCACTGGGCACCGCCGGTCCCGTGCTCCACCTCAGCGCCGCCCTCGGCTCCGTCCTCCACTCGGCAGGTACCCGCATGGGAACCGCGATCGCGGCGCATCACCGCCTGCTGACCGTCTGCGGGGCGGCCGGCAGCATCACCGCCGTCTTCCACGCGCCACTGGCCGGCATGCTGTTCACCGTCGAACTCCTCGGCGCCCAGGGGGCGGTCGCCCTCGCCGCCACCGCCCTCGCCACCGCGGCAGCAGCCACCACCACCCACCTCCTCCTCGGCCCCACTCCCCTGCTCGCCCTCCTCCCCGCCCCACCACCGCCACCCGCCGCCTACGCCCTGTTCGCCGTCCTCGGACTCCTGGCCGGCGCCGCTGCGGCATGCCTGCACCACCTCCTGACCGTCATCAGGCGAGGCTGCGCCGCCGCCTGGCGCGCCTGCCGCGTCCCCACCTGGCTCCGCCCGGCCTGCGGCGGCCTCGTCCTCGGCGCGTTGCTGCTCGCCCTGCCCTGGATCTACGGCAGCGGACTCACCGTCATCGGGCCCGCGGCGCACGGCCGGTACGCGGTGGAGCTGCTGCTGCTCCTCCTGCTCGGCAAGACCCTCGCGACATGCCTCACCATCGGCACCGGCGGCTGCGGCGGCCTGCTCGCACCGCTGCTGAGCCTCGGCGGCCTCCTCGGCAGCCTCTGCGGGCAGACCGCCGCCGGGGTCTTCGGCCAGGGCGTAACGGGCTCCCCGGCCCACTACGCCGTAGCCGGCACCGCCGCCCTCGTCGCCGGTGCACTCCGCGCACCCGCCACAGCAGCCCTCCTCGCGCTGGAACTGTACGGCCGGTACTCCCTCGCCCTGCCCACCGCCGTGGCCGCCCTCACCGCCGCGTTCACCACGCGCGCCCTCTTCCCCGCCCCGCGACGCCGCCAATGGCGACGTGCCTGA
- a CDS encoding xanthine dehydrogenase family protein molybdopterin-binding subunit, with product MGVTRTPTNLTQGGKTKAGIGESTLRPDGTLKVTGEFAYSSDMWHEDMLWGFTLRSTVAHAEIVSIDIAEALATAGVHAVLTYDDLPTGVKNYGLEIEDTPVLAHGKVRHHGEPVALVAADHPETARRAAAKIKIEYRELPVITDEASALAQDAVLVHENRDDHHSGHVPHPNIVHRQPIVRGNADEAAEQADVIVSGEYVFGMQDQAFLGPESGLAVPGEDGGVDLYVATQWLHSDLRQIAPVLGLPEEKVRMTLSGVGGAFGGREDLSMQIHACLLALRTGKPVKIVYNRFESFFGHVHRHPAKLWYEHGATKDGKLTHMKCRIVLDGGAYASASPAVVGNASSLSVGPYVVDDVDIEALALYTNNPPCGAMRGFGAVQACFAYEAQMDKLAAKLGLDPVEFRQLNAMEQGTVMPTGQPVDSPAPVAELLRRVKAMPLPPEQQWLAAGEGADVRALPGGLSNTTHGEGVVRGIGYAVGIKNVGFSEGFDDYSTARVRMEVVAGEPVATVHTAMAEVGQGGVTVHAQIARTELGVQQVTIQPADTQVGSAGSTSASRQTYVTGGAVKNSCELVREKVLELGRRKFGSYHPAWATAELLLEGGKVVTDGGEVLADLVDVLEDEAIEIEAEWRHRPTEAFDLKTGQGNGHVQYSFAAHRAVVEVDTELGLVKVIELACAQDVGKALNPLSVVGQIQGGTTQGLGVAVMEEIVVDPKTAKVRNPSFTDYLIPTILDTPTIPVDVLELADDHAPYGLRGIGEAPTLSSTPAVLAAIRNATGLELDKTPVRPEHLTGT from the coding sequence ATGGGAGTCACTCGTACACCCACCAACCTCACGCAGGGCGGCAAGACCAAGGCCGGTATCGGTGAGTCGACGCTGCGGCCCGACGGCACCCTCAAGGTGACCGGCGAGTTCGCGTACTCCTCGGACATGTGGCACGAGGACATGCTGTGGGGCTTCACGCTCCGCTCCACCGTCGCGCACGCCGAGATCGTCTCGATCGACATCGCCGAGGCGCTGGCCACCGCCGGTGTCCACGCCGTCCTCACCTACGACGACCTGCCCACCGGGGTGAAGAACTACGGCCTGGAGATCGAGGACACCCCGGTTCTCGCGCACGGCAAGGTCCGCCACCACGGCGAGCCGGTGGCCCTGGTCGCCGCCGACCACCCGGAGACCGCCCGCCGCGCGGCCGCCAAGATCAAGATCGAGTACCGGGAACTCCCGGTCATCACGGACGAGGCGTCCGCGCTCGCCCAGGACGCGGTCCTGGTCCACGAGAACCGCGACGACCACCACTCCGGCCATGTCCCGCACCCGAACATCGTGCACCGCCAGCCGATCGTCCGCGGCAACGCCGACGAGGCCGCCGAGCAGGCCGATGTCATCGTCTCCGGCGAGTATGTCTTCGGCATGCAGGACCAGGCGTTCCTCGGCCCGGAGTCCGGCCTCGCGGTGCCCGGCGAGGACGGCGGCGTCGATCTGTACGTCGCCACCCAGTGGCTGCACTCCGACCTCCGCCAGATCGCCCCGGTCCTCGGCCTGCCCGAGGAGAAGGTGCGGATGACGCTCTCCGGCGTCGGCGGCGCGTTCGGCGGTCGCGAGGACCTGTCGATGCAGATCCACGCCTGCCTCCTGGCGCTGCGCACCGGCAAGCCCGTCAAGATCGTCTACAACCGGTTCGAGTCCTTCTTCGGGCACGTCCACCGGCACCCGGCGAAGCTCTGGTACGAGCACGGCGCCACCAAGGACGGCAAGCTCACGCACATGAAGTGCCGCATCGTCCTGGACGGCGGGGCCTACGCGTCGGCCTCCCCGGCGGTCGTCGGCAACGCCTCCTCCCTCTCCGTCGGCCCGTACGTCGTCGACGACGTCGACATCGAGGCCCTCGCCCTCTACACCAACAACCCGCCCTGCGGCGCGATGCGCGGCTTCGGCGCGGTCCAGGCGTGCTTCGCCTACGAGGCGCAGATGGACAAGCTCGCCGCGAAACTGGGCCTGGACCCGGTGGAGTTCCGGCAGCTCAACGCCATGGAACAGGGCACGGTCATGCCGACCGGGCAGCCGGTCGACTCCCCGGCCCCGGTCGCCGAACTGCTCCGCCGCGTCAAGGCGATGCCGCTGCCGCCGGAGCAGCAGTGGCTCGCGGCCGGTGAAGGCGCCGACGTCCGCGCGCTGCCCGGCGGTCTGTCCAACACCACCCACGGCGAAGGCGTGGTCCGCGGTATCGGCTACGCCGTCGGCATCAAGAACGTCGGCTTCTCCGAGGGCTTCGACGACTACTCCACCGCCCGGGTGCGGATGGAGGTCGTCGCCGGCGAGCCGGTCGCCACCGTGCACACCGCGATGGCGGAGGTCGGCCAGGGTGGTGTCACCGTCCACGCCCAGATCGCCCGTACGGAGCTGGGTGTCCAGCAGGTCACCATCCAGCCGGCCGACACCCAGGTCGGCTCGGCCGGCTCCACCTCCGCATCCCGGCAGACGTACGTCACCGGCGGCGCCGTCAAGAACTCCTGCGAGCTCGTCCGCGAGAAGGTCCTGGAGCTGGGCCGCCGCAAGTTCGGCAGCTACCACCCGGCCTGGGCCACCGCCGAGCTGCTCCTGGAGGGCGGCAAGGTCGTCACCGACGGCGGCGAGGTCCTCGCCGACCTGGTGGACGTCCTGGAGGACGAGGCGATCGAGATCGAGGCCGAGTGGCGGCACCGCCCCACCGAGGCGTTCGACCTGAAGACCGGTCAGGGCAACGGCCACGTCCAGTACTCCTTCGCCGCGCACCGTGCGGTGGTGGAGGTGGACACCGAACTCGGCCTGGTCAAGGTCATCGAGCTGGCCTGCGCCCAGGACGTCGGCAAGGCCCTCAACCCGCTCTCCGTCGTCGGCCAGATCCAGGGCGGTACCACCCAGGGCCTGGGCGTGGCGGTCATGGAGGAGATCGTCGTCGACCCCAAGACCGCGAAGGTGCGCAACCCCTCCTTCACGGACTACCTCATCCCCACGATCCTCGACACCCCGACCATCCCGGTCGACGTGCTCGAACTCGCCGACGACCACGCCCCGTACGGGCTGCGCGGCATCGGTGAGGCCCCGACCCTCTCGTCGACTCCGGCCGTCCTCGCGGCGATCCGGAACGCGACCGGGCTGGAGCTCGACAAGACACCGGTACGCCCCGAGCACCTCACCGGCACCTGA
- a CDS encoding AMP-binding protein: MRTPMTIADFLYRAELGFRDSPGVVDEQRQPAPPVPESTYGRFGERVRAWQAGLDALGVGEGERVAVVGHNSARLLELLFAVPMSGRVCVPANFRLKPEEVDYVVRQSGASVLLVDPELDGALSGVTARHRFVLGEQTETGLMRFGVEPRPWSYPDEDATATINYTSGTTARPKGVQLTHRNIWVNGLTFGLHTRVWERDVYLHTLPMFHCNGWGMPYVMAGLGVRQVVLRKVDGAEILRRVDEHGVTLMCGAPAVWNAVLDAAAMWEGEIPGRDRVRVICAGAPPPSKTIQRVGEELGWEFTQIYGLTETSPLLTFNRTRPADAELPAEERARKLSRAGLPALGVRLNVSESGEVLARSNTVLDGYWDKPEETAEALEDGWFHTGDGGTLDATDGHLTISDRKKDVIITGGENVSSIEVEDTVFSHPAVAEVAVIGVPHEKWGETIKALVVLAEGATVRESDIIAHCKERMAGYKAPTSVEFRDAIPRTATGKVQKFKLRRPYWSGLDRGVN, from the coding sequence ATGCGGACACCGATGACGATTGCGGACTTCCTCTACCGGGCCGAGCTGGGGTTCCGCGACAGCCCCGGCGTGGTTGACGAGCAGCGTCAGCCCGCCCCGCCGGTGCCCGAATCGACCTACGGGCGGTTCGGCGAACGTGTCCGTGCCTGGCAGGCGGGACTGGACGCCCTCGGAGTCGGTGAGGGGGAGCGGGTGGCGGTGGTCGGCCATAACTCCGCGCGCCTGCTGGAGCTGCTGTTCGCGGTGCCGATGAGCGGCCGTGTCTGCGTCCCGGCGAACTTCCGTCTCAAGCCGGAAGAGGTCGATTACGTGGTGCGGCAGAGCGGTGCCTCGGTTCTGCTCGTCGACCCGGAATTGGACGGTGCGCTCTCCGGCGTCACGGCGCGCCACCGCTTCGTCCTCGGCGAGCAGACCGAGACCGGGCTGATGCGGTTCGGCGTCGAGCCACGCCCGTGGTCGTACCCGGACGAGGACGCCACCGCCACCATCAACTACACCTCCGGAACGACGGCCCGCCCCAAGGGGGTTCAGCTGACCCACCGCAACATCTGGGTCAACGGCCTGACCTTCGGCCTGCACACCCGGGTGTGGGAGCGCGATGTCTATCTGCACACGCTGCCGATGTTCCACTGCAACGGCTGGGGGATGCCGTATGTGATGGCCGGACTCGGCGTCAGGCAAGTGGTGCTGCGCAAGGTCGACGGCGCGGAGATCCTGCGGCGGGTCGATGAGCACGGCGTCACGCTGATGTGCGGTGCGCCCGCGGTCTGGAACGCGGTGCTGGACGCGGCGGCGATGTGGGAGGGCGAGATCCCCGGGCGCGACCGCGTACGGGTCATCTGCGCGGGCGCCCCGCCGCCGAGCAAGACGATCCAGCGGGTGGGGGAGGAGCTGGGCTGGGAGTTCACCCAGATCTACGGCCTGACCGAGACGTCCCCGCTGCTCACCTTCAACCGCACCCGGCCCGCCGACGCGGAGCTGCCCGCCGAGGAGCGGGCGCGCAAGCTGTCCCGGGCGGGACTGCCCGCGCTCGGCGTCAGGCTGAACGTCTCCGAGTCCGGCGAGGTGCTGGCCCGCTCGAACACGGTGCTCGACGGGTACTGGGACAAGCCCGAGGAGACGGCGGAGGCGCTTGAGGACGGCTGGTTCCACACCGGCGACGGCGGCACGCTCGACGCGACGGACGGCCACCTCACGATCTCGGACCGGAAGAAGGACGTGATCATTACCGGTGGCGAGAACGTGTCGTCGATCGAGGTGGAGGACACGGTCTTCAGTCACCCGGCGGTCGCCGAGGTCGCCGTCATCGGCGTGCCGCACGAGAAGTGGGGCGAGACGATCAAGGCCCTGGTGGTCCTCGCCGAGGGTGCGACGGTGCGGGAGTCCGACATCATCGCCCACTGCAAAGAGCGCATGGCCGGCTACAAGGCTCCGACATCCGTCGAGTTCCGCGACGCCATCCCTCGCACGGCCACCGGGAAGGTCCAGAAGTTCAAGCTCCGCCGGCCGTACTGGTCCGGCCTCGACAGGGGAGTCAACTGA
- a CDS encoding XdhC family protein encodes MLDIAEELNRWVEQGRDFAVATVVATNGSAPRQPGAALAVDSEGTAIGSVSGGCVEGAVYELCQEALRTGEPVLERFGYSDEDAFAVGLTCGGIIDILVTPVRTSAPGSARDSGSGEPVDSTADTLAAALAAAARGEAAAVARIVDGPAELLGRALLVRLDGSHTGTLGGHPALDHTAVEQTRALLDAGRTTTIEIGADGSRCGRPVTLLVESSVPAPRMIVFGAIDFASALVRVGKFLNYQVTVCDARPVFATRARFPEADDIVVDWPHRYLDSQDLDSRTVLCVLTHDAKFDVPLLERALKLPVAYVGAMGSRRTHLDRLQRLRDVGLTELELNRLRSPIGLDLGARTPEETALSIAAEIVANRRGGTGVPLTGAHTPIHHDGGRAVGRIGSVA; translated from the coding sequence ATGCTGGACATCGCCGAAGAGCTGAACCGGTGGGTCGAGCAGGGACGTGACTTCGCGGTGGCCACCGTCGTGGCCACCAACGGGAGCGCGCCCCGCCAGCCAGGCGCCGCCCTCGCCGTCGACAGCGAGGGCACCGCGATCGGGTCGGTCTCCGGAGGCTGTGTGGAGGGAGCGGTGTACGAGCTGTGCCAGGAGGCTCTGCGGACCGGCGAACCGGTCCTGGAACGCTTCGGCTACAGCGACGAGGACGCCTTCGCCGTCGGCCTGACCTGCGGCGGCATCATCGACATCCTCGTCACCCCGGTACGGACGAGCGCCCCCGGATCCGCCCGCGACAGCGGATCCGGGGAGCCGGTGGACAGCACCGCCGACACGCTCGCCGCCGCGCTGGCCGCCGCCGCCCGAGGAGAGGCGGCGGCGGTCGCCCGGATCGTCGACGGCCCCGCCGAACTCCTCGGCCGCGCCCTGCTCGTCCGCCTCGACGGCAGCCACACCGGCACTCTCGGCGGCCACCCCGCCCTCGACCACACCGCCGTCGAGCAGACCCGCGCTCTGCTGGACGCCGGCCGCACCACCACCATCGAGATCGGCGCCGACGGCTCCCGCTGCGGCCGGCCGGTCACCCTCCTCGTCGAATCGTCCGTCCCCGCCCCCCGGATGATCGTCTTCGGCGCCATCGACTTCGCCTCGGCCCTGGTCAGAGTCGGCAAGTTCCTCAACTACCAGGTCACGGTCTGCGACGCCCGCCCCGTCTTCGCCACCCGCGCCCGCTTCCCCGAGGCGGACGACATCGTCGTCGACTGGCCCCATCGCTATCTGGACTCCCAGGACCTCGACTCCCGTACGGTCCTCTGCGTCCTCACCCACGACGCCAAGTTCGACGTTCCCCTCCTGGAACGCGCGCTCAAGCTCCCCGTCGCCTACGTGGGCGCGATGGGCTCCCGCCGCACCCACCTGGACCGCCTGCAGCGCCTGCGCGACGTCGGCCTCACCGAACTCGAACTCAACCGCCTGCGCTCACCGATCGGCCTCGACCTGGGCGCCCGCACCCCCGAGGAGACGGCCCTCTCCATCGCCGCCGAAATCGTCGCCAACCGACGCGGGGGTACGGGCGTACCGCTGACCGGGGCGCACACGCCGATCCACCATGACGGGGGGCGGGCGGTGGGGAGGATCGGGTCGGTGGCCTGA
- a CDS encoding NCS2 family permease: MTQQSTEPQTTAEDAGEGTRQPAGRSWLDRYFHISDRGSTISREIRGGITTFMAMAYILLLNPILLGGPDASGHTLSPTAVITATAIAAAFTTLLMGFVGKVPLALAAGLNVSAVLAGQVIKDLTWPQAMGLCVMYGVVIMLLVVTGLRELIMNAIPLPLKHGITMGIGLFVALIGLVKAGFVGKGPEHGPPVALGLDGTLQGWPVLFFAITLLLIFMLQARNVPGAILIGITAGTVLAVAANAIGVTNVKDWGGAPPELPGNPVSSPDFGLFGAVEFGGWEQIGALGVGMLVFTLVLAGFFDAMATIIGVGTEAKLADSQGRMPGLSKALFVDGAGGAVGGVTGSSGQTVFIESATGVGEGARTGLASIVTGGFFALCLFFTPVTQIVPAPVASAALVVIGAMMMSAANHVDWRDRSVAIPVFLTVALMPFTYNITAGVGAGVIAYAAIKSAQGKWREVGAFMWVLTGIFTVYFALHPIEQLLGLR, translated from the coding sequence ATGACCCAGCAGTCCACAGAGCCGCAGACCACGGCGGAAGACGCGGGCGAGGGCACGCGTCAGCCCGCCGGCCGGTCCTGGCTCGACCGGTACTTCCACATATCCGACAGAGGATCGACGATCTCCCGCGAGATCCGCGGCGGCATCACCACCTTCATGGCGATGGCGTACATCCTCCTCCTCAACCCGATTCTTCTGGGCGGGCCGGACGCCAGCGGACACACGCTGAGCCCGACCGCAGTGATCACCGCGACCGCAATCGCCGCCGCCTTCACCACCCTCCTGATGGGTTTCGTCGGCAAGGTACCGCTGGCTCTGGCAGCCGGACTCAATGTCTCGGCGGTTCTCGCCGGTCAGGTGATCAAGGACCTGACCTGGCCGCAGGCCATGGGTCTGTGCGTGATGTACGGCGTCGTGATCATGCTGCTGGTGGTCACCGGGCTCCGCGAGCTCATCATGAACGCCATCCCGCTGCCGCTGAAGCACGGCATCACGATGGGCATCGGCCTGTTCGTCGCGCTGATCGGCCTGGTCAAGGCAGGCTTCGTCGGCAAGGGCCCGGAGCACGGTCCGCCGGTCGCGCTGGGTCTCGACGGCACGCTCCAGGGCTGGCCCGTCCTGTTCTTCGCCATCACCCTGCTGCTCATCTTCATGCTGCAGGCCCGCAACGTCCCCGGCGCGATCCTCATCGGCATCACCGCCGGCACGGTCCTCGCCGTGGCGGCCAACGCCATCGGCGTCACCAACGTCAAGGACTGGGGCGGCGCCCCTCCGGAGCTGCCCGGCAACCCGGTGTCCAGCCCGGACTTCGGCCTCTTCGGCGCCGTCGAGTTCGGCGGCTGGGAGCAGATCGGCGCCCTGGGCGTGGGCATGCTCGTCTTCACCCTGGTGCTGGCCGGCTTCTTCGACGCCATGGCCACCATCATCGGTGTCGGCACCGAGGCCAAGCTGGCCGACTCCCAGGGCCGGATGCCCGGACTGAGCAAGGCACTGTTCGTCGACGGCGCGGGCGGTGCGGTCGGCGGTGTCACCGGTTCCTCCGGGCAGACCGTCTTCATCGAGTCGGCCACCGGCGTCGGCGAGGGCGCCCGTACGGGCCTGGCCAGCATCGTCACGGGCGGATTCTTCGCACTGTGTCTGTTCTTCACCCCGGTGACGCAGATCGTGCCGGCGCCGGTGGCCTCCGCCGCCCTCGTCGTCATCGGCGCGATGATGATGAGCGCCGCCAACCACGTCGACTGGCGCGACCGTTCGGTGGCCATCCCGGTCTTCCTGACCGTGGCCCTGATGCCGTTCACCTACAACATCACCGCCGGTGTCGGCGCGGGTGTCATCGCCTACGCCGCCATCAAGTCGGCCCAGGGCAAGTGGCGTGAGGTCGGTGCCTTCATGTGGGTGCTGACCGGCATCTTCACCGTCTACTTCGCCCTGCACCCGATCGAGCAGCTGCTGGGCCTGAGGTAG
- a CDS encoding DUF6924 domain-containing protein encodes MSVQALIDEEAAADEDDEEFHIFHAFFVDTTTFTDPSRPLLAVDLHNEPGRTFRVPARWFPQISANPSIADMDVAEYADPADASGAFRGFDDG; translated from the coding sequence GTGAGCGTCCAGGCCCTGATCGACGAGGAAGCCGCAGCCGACGAAGACGACGAGGAATTCCACATATTCCACGCGTTTTTCGTGGACACGACCACCTTCACCGACCCGTCGCGCCCACTGCTGGCCGTCGACCTGCACAACGAACCCGGGCGGACGTTCCGGGTTCCAGCCCGGTGGTTTCCCCAGATCTCCGCCAATCCGAGCATCGCCGATATGGACGTCGCCGAGTACGCCGACCCCGCTGACGCTTCAGGCGCGTTCCGCGGCTTCGATGACGGCTGA
- a CDS encoding cytochrome P450: MSPAEANPPRHTRTRALLNGAFAARAVRLRRPRLEARARALAASLRTAGRPCNVIAQFCTPFAFAVHCDMLGTPERLRPELFRWSLARSGDPDAGPYEIYRAEMRLHRVVVEMLDELRHRPRAGVLAHLLRVRAQGFLSEGELTGLAASLFFDGAHLVSAQLASALLCLLVHPEQLARLRAEPEALLAPAVEEVLRYSPAIALGMTRVPAAPWAGPATAATVAFMPVNRDPSVFEAPERFDITRRPNRHLTFGRGIHHCLGAELARQELLVGLGTLLRELPGLRLAVDESRLRWAASPAIRGLITLPLAWD; the protein is encoded by the coding sequence ATGTCGCCCGCTGAGGCGAACCCGCCTCGGCACACCCGGACACGGGCCCTGCTGAACGGCGCGTTCGCGGCCAGGGCGGTGCGGCTGCGCCGGCCTCGGCTGGAGGCGCGCGCCCGTGCGCTGGCGGCGTCACTGCGCACGGCCGGCCGACCGTGCAATGTCATCGCACAGTTCTGTACGCCGTTCGCCTTCGCCGTGCACTGCGACATGCTGGGCACGCCCGAGCGGCTCCGGCCGGAGCTCTTCCGCTGGTCGCTGGCGCGCTCAGGCGATCCCGATGCCGGGCCGTACGAGATCTACCGGGCGGAGATGCGGCTGCACCGTGTGGTCGTCGAGATGCTGGACGAGCTGCGCCACCGCCCGCGAGCGGGCGTACTGGCCCACCTGTTGCGGGTGCGGGCCCAAGGCTTCCTCAGCGAGGGCGAGTTGACGGGCCTGGCCGCGTCGCTGTTCTTCGACGGGGCGCATCTCGTCTCCGCGCAGTTGGCGAGCGCGCTGCTGTGCCTGCTCGTTCACCCGGAGCAGCTCGCCCGGCTGCGGGCGGAGCCGGAGGCGCTGCTGGCACCCGCCGTCGAGGAGGTTCTGCGGTACAGCCCGGCGATCGCCCTCGGGATGACCCGCGTCCCAGCGGCGCCCTGGGCGGGACCGGCGACGGCGGCCACGGTCGCGTTCATGCCGGTCAACCGGGATCCGTCGGTCTTCGAGGCGCCGGAACGCTTCGACATCACCCGCCGCCCCAACCGCCATCTGACCTTCGGGCGGGGCATTCACCACTGCCTCGGCGCCGAGCTGGCGCGCCAGGAACTGCTGGTCGGCCTGGGCACCCTGCTGCGCGAACTCCCCGGGCTGCGGCTGGCCGTGGACGAAAGCCGCCTCCGCTGGGCGGCGAGCCCGGCGATACGGGGGCTGATCACGCTCCCGCTGGCCTGGGACTGA
- a CDS encoding GNAT family N-acetyltransferase, with protein sequence MTGTHRHFTREEIERWCTGRAGCEDRLDLAIEDRETGHFLGDLALNQIDKDNAHGGFRIALIPDATDRGIGSEAIRLLLDYAFERVRLHRVQLEVFAFNDRARRAYEKCGFEVEGRKREALVWGGEWHDVLMMAALCDRRPAAVR encoded by the coding sequence CTGACCGGTACCCACCGGCACTTCACGCGGGAAGAAATCGAGCGTTGGTGCACCGGCCGCGCCGGCTGCGAAGACCGCCTCGACCTCGCCATCGAAGACCGGGAGACCGGGCACTTCCTGGGTGATCTCGCGCTCAACCAGATCGACAAGGACAACGCGCACGGCGGTTTCCGGATCGCGCTCATCCCGGACGCCACCGACCGCGGCATCGGCAGCGAAGCGATCCGTCTGCTGCTGGACTACGCCTTCGAGCGCGTCCGGCTCCACCGTGTCCAGCTGGAGGTCTTCGCCTTCAACGACCGGGCCAGGCGCGCCTATGAGAAGTGTGGCTTCGAGGTGGAGGGCCGGAAGCGCGAGGCCCTGGTCTGGGGCGGCGAGTGGCATGACGTGCTGATGATGGCGGCGCTGTGCGACCGACGCCCGGCGGCGGTGCGGTGA
- a CDS encoding DUF6924 domain-containing protein has translation MPLLRPDDLTSLVLRTDFNDDASWDAVRAAVDAADHMSTPPTSAILASPG, from the coding sequence TTGCCCCTCCTCCGCCCCGACGATCTGACCTCGCTGGTCCTGCGCACCGACTTCAACGACGACGCGTCCTGGGACGCGGTCCGAGCAGCGGTCGACGCCGCGGACCATATGTCCACGCCACCTACGTCAGCGATCCTCGCTTCACCGGGGTGA
- a CDS encoding (2Fe-2S)-binding protein: MRVNFTVNGREQTADDVWEGESLLYVLRERMGLPGSKNACEQGECGSCTVRLDGVPVCSCLVAAGQVEGREVVTVEGLADYAKQRAEHGGCGTGACGTGLDDAKRWEARPADSQTGETGTLPHATLSPIQQAFIDAGAVQCGFCTPGLLVAADELLERNTSPSDADIREALSGNLCRCTGYEKILDAVRLAAARGEQQTAGTGA, from the coding sequence GTGCGCGTGAACTTCACCGTCAACGGCCGTGAGCAGACGGCCGACGACGTCTGGGAAGGCGAGAGCCTGCTGTACGTCCTCCGCGAGCGGATGGGCCTGCCGGGCTCCAAGAACGCCTGCGAGCAGGGCGAATGCGGTTCCTGCACGGTCCGTCTGGACGGTGTGCCGGTCTGCTCCTGCCTGGTCGCCGCCGGCCAGGTCGAGGGCCGCGAGGTGGTCACCGTCGAGGGACTCGCGGACTACGCCAAGCAGCGCGCCGAGCACGGCGGTTGTGGCACAGGGGCCTGCGGGACGGGCCTGGACGACGCGAAGCGCTGGGAAGCCCGGCCTGCGGATTCACAAACCGGTGAAACCGGCACCCTCCCGCATGCGACGCTCTCGCCGATCCAGCAGGCGTTCATCGACGCCGGCGCGGTGCAGTGCGGCTTCTGCACCCCGGGCCTGCTGGTCGCCGCCGACGAACTGCTGGAGCGCAACACCTCCCCGTCGGACGCCGATATCCGTGAGGCGTTGTCGGGCAACCTGTGCCGCTGCACGGGCTACGAGAAGATCCTCGACGCGGTCCGGCTGGCGGCCGCCCGCGGCGAGCAGCAGACCGCTGGAACGGGGGCCTGA